The Falsibacillus pallidus genome has a segment encoding these proteins:
- a CDS encoding ABC transporter ATP-binding protein produces MEHVIEMLNIRKEFPGIVANDNITLQVKKGEIHALLGENGAGKSTLMNVLFGLYQPEKGEIKVKGNPVKITNPNIANDLGIGMVHQHFMLVDTFTVTENIVLGKEPKALGRIDIKKAEKDVREISEKYGLSVDPQAKISEISVGMQQRVEILKTLYRGAEILIFDEPTAVLTPQEIKELIQIMKNLINEGKSIILITHKLKEIMEVCDRVTVIRKGKGIGTLDVSETNPIELASLMVGREVTFKTDKIDAVPKENVLEIKDLTVKDSRGVSVVNNLNLDVRAGEIVGIAGVDGNGQSELIEAITGLMKAESGSIKLAGKDILNMKPRKITESGIGHIPQDRHKHGLVLDFPIGENMVLQTYYQKPFSKNGVLNYKAIYQKAKTLIQEFDVRTPSEFTPARALSGGNQQKAIIGREVDRDPELLIAAQPTRGLDVGAIEFIHKRLIEQRDNGKAVLLISFELDEIMNVSDRIAVIYEGKIIEIVDPKTTTEQELGLLMAGSKRVKAGEQTNG; encoded by the coding sequence GTGGAACACGTAATTGAAATGCTTAATATTCGCAAGGAATTTCCGGGCATCGTTGCTAATGATAACATCACCCTCCAAGTGAAAAAGGGAGAAATTCACGCTTTACTAGGAGAAAATGGAGCCGGTAAATCAACCTTGATGAATGTCCTTTTCGGCCTTTATCAGCCAGAAAAAGGAGAAATTAAAGTAAAAGGAAATCCTGTCAAGATTACGAATCCGAATATTGCAAATGATCTTGGAATCGGAATGGTCCACCAGCATTTTATGCTTGTCGATACATTTACCGTAACGGAAAATATTGTCTTAGGTAAAGAGCCTAAAGCCCTAGGACGAATTGATATAAAGAAGGCAGAAAAAGACGTGAGGGAGATCTCAGAGAAATATGGACTTTCCGTAGATCCTCAAGCGAAGATTTCTGAAATTTCTGTAGGGATGCAGCAAAGGGTTGAAATTCTTAAAACCTTATACCGCGGGGCTGAGATTTTGATTTTCGATGAGCCGACAGCTGTACTTACTCCTCAAGAAATCAAAGAATTGATTCAAATCATGAAGAATTTGATCAATGAAGGCAAGTCGATCATTTTGATTACACATAAATTGAAAGAAATTATGGAAGTTTGCGACCGTGTAACTGTTATCCGAAAAGGGAAAGGGATCGGGACGCTGGATGTGTCTGAAACGAATCCAATCGAATTGGCAAGTTTGATGGTTGGACGTGAAGTCACATTCAAAACGGACAAAATAGATGCTGTTCCTAAAGAGAATGTACTTGAAATCAAGGATTTGACTGTAAAGGATTCGCGCGGCGTCTCCGTAGTCAATAATTTGAACCTGGATGTAAGAGCTGGAGAAATTGTCGGAATTGCAGGGGTTGATGGCAATGGACAATCAGAATTAATTGAAGCCATCACAGGATTAATGAAGGCTGAAAGCGGATCAATCAAACTCGCTGGGAAAGATATTCTGAATATGAAGCCAAGAAAAATTACAGAGTCCGGGATTGGACACATTCCGCAGGACCGCCATAAACATGGACTTGTACTTGATTTTCCAATTGGTGAAAATATGGTTCTCCAGACGTATTATCAGAAACCATTTTCAAAAAATGGCGTATTGAATTACAAAGCCATTTATCAAAAGGCCAAGACATTGATCCAGGAATTTGATGTGCGTACGCCGAGTGAATTCACACCTGCACGTGCATTATCAGGGGGAAATCAGCAAAAAGCCATTATCGGACGTGAAGTCGACCGCGACCCTGAATTGCTTATTGCTGCACAGCCTACTCGCGGATTGGATGTAGGTGCCATTGAATTTATTCATAAAAGATTGATTGAGCAGCGCGATAACGGAAAAGCCGTTCTGCTAATTTCTTTTGAGTTAGACGAAATCATGAATGTCAGTGATCGAATTGCCGTTATTTATGAAGGCAAGATCATTGAAATCGTAGATCCAAAGACTACTACAGAGCAGGAATTAGGATTATTAATGGCTGGTTCTAAGCGCGTGAAAGCAGGTGAACAAACGAATGGCTAA
- the yfmH gene encoding EF-P 5-aminopentanol modification-associated protein YfmH, whose protein sequence is MKKIDFDQLQESLYYEKMDNGLDVYILPKNGFNKTFCTFTTNYGSVDNHFVPLDGDDFEKVPDGIAHFLEHKLFEKEDGDVFQQFSKQGASSNAFTSFTRTAYLFSSTSDVEKNLVTLIDFVQDPYFTEKTVEKEKGIIGQEITMYDDNPDWRLYFGLIQNMYHNHPVKIDIAGTIESIAPITKDLLYLCYNTFYHPSNMLLFVVGPVDAENTMNMIRDNQNKKDFKEPKEIQRKFEDEPSTVAEKKQVLKMNVQSSKCLVGIKALDVNQKGKEMLKNELTINVFLDMLFGKSAKNYFDLYNEGLIDETFYYDYTQETGFGFAMIGGDTEKPDQLAERIEDILLKAKEGEFLSEEALERSKKKKAGAFLRAINSPEYIANQFTRYAFNEMDLFDVVPTLESITFEDVKREAQRFIDKERLTVCQVVPK, encoded by the coding sequence ATGAAGAAAATAGACTTTGATCAGCTGCAGGAGTCCTTATACTACGAAAAGATGGATAATGGACTGGATGTCTACATTCTGCCGAAAAACGGATTCAATAAAACTTTCTGTACTTTTACGACCAACTACGGTTCTGTAGACAACCATTTCGTTCCGCTGGATGGGGATGACTTTGAAAAAGTACCCGACGGAATTGCCCATTTCCTTGAGCATAAGCTATTTGAGAAGGAAGACGGGGATGTCTTTCAGCAGTTCAGCAAGCAAGGGGCATCATCTAATGCTTTTACTTCTTTTACCCGTACAGCCTATTTGTTTTCAAGCACTTCAGATGTAGAAAAGAACTTGGTTACCCTTATTGATTTTGTTCAGGATCCTTATTTTACAGAAAAAACGGTTGAAAAGGAAAAAGGAATCATAGGCCAGGAGATCACCATGTATGATGATAATCCTGACTGGAGGCTTTACTTTGGACTGATTCAGAACATGTACCATAATCATCCGGTCAAAATCGACATAGCCGGAACCATTGAGTCAATTGCTCCAATTACCAAAGATTTATTATATCTTTGCTACAATACGTTCTATCACCCAAGCAATATGCTTCTATTTGTTGTCGGACCTGTGGATGCGGAAAATACGATGAACATGATCAGGGATAATCAGAATAAGAAGGATTTCAAAGAACCAAAGGAAATTCAAAGGAAGTTTGAAGATGAGCCTTCTACTGTAGCTGAAAAGAAGCAAGTCCTGAAAATGAACGTACAGTCTTCCAAATGTTTGGTGGGCATTAAAGCCCTTGATGTTAACCAAAAAGGAAAAGAAATGTTAAAAAATGAATTGACCATCAATGTATTTTTAGACATGCTTTTTGGAAAAAGCGCCAAAAATTACTTCGATCTTTATAATGAAGGTCTAATTGATGAGACGTTCTATTATGACTATACGCAGGAAACCGGCTTTGGTTTTGCGATGATCGGCGGAGATACTGAAAAACCAGACCAGCTGGCAGAAAGAATTGAAGATATATTATTAAAAGCGAAAGAAGGAGAATTTCTTTCCGAAGAAGCATTGGAAAGGTCCAAGAAAAAGAAGGCGGGGGCTTTCCTGCGGGCAATCAATTCCCCTGAATATATCGCTAATCAATTTACCAGGTATGCTTTCAATGAAATGGATCTTTTCGATGTAGTTCCAACCTTAGAATCCATTACGTTCGAAGATGTAAAAAGAGAAGCCCAGCGTTTTATTGACAAGGAACGATTGACGGTATGTCAGGTAGTGCCGAAATAA
- the ymfI gene encoding elongation factor P 5-aminopentanone reductase: MKRFALITGASGGMGRKAAHRLAEDGWNLYLHYNRNKEACIELMKELEPYLIEAIPISADLESPEGVDRLVESLFQLDAIVYASGTSHYGLFMDTTPKEMDDLIQIHIKSPMKLIQMCLPKLMRNEQSSIVVISSIWGQTGAACEVLYSTVKGAQISFVKALSKEVAMNGMRVNAIAPGAIDTNMMKGFTDEDIEQLKEEIPAGRLGKPEEVADAVSFLLSPRSSYITGQVLSINGGWYT; this comes from the coding sequence ATGAAAAGATTTGCTCTCATAACAGGTGCGAGCGGAGGAATGGGCAGGAAGGCTGCTCACCGATTGGCAGAAGACGGCTGGAATTTATATTTGCACTATAACAGAAACAAAGAAGCATGCATCGAGTTAATGAAGGAGTTGGAACCCTATTTAATTGAAGCGATTCCAATTTCAGCTGATCTGGAGAGTCCTGAAGGCGTCGATCGTTTAGTCGAGAGTTTATTCCAGCTCGATGCCATTGTGTATGCGAGCGGTACTTCACATTACGGTCTCTTTATGGATACAACACCAAAGGAAATGGATGATTTGATTCAAATTCATATTAAAAGTCCAATGAAGCTCATACAAATGTGTCTGCCTAAATTAATGAGGAATGAACAATCTTCCATCGTTGTGATTAGTTCGATTTGGGGGCAGACAGGAGCTGCATGCGAAGTTCTCTATTCGACCGTAAAGGGAGCTCAAATTTCTTTCGTGAAAGCCCTCAGCAAAGAGGTTGCGATGAATGGAATGAGGGTCAATGCCATAGCTCCCGGTGCAATTGATACAAATATGATGAAGGGATTCACTGATGAGGATATAGAGCAGCTAAAAGAGGAAATACCTGCCGGGAGGCTCGGGAAGCCGGAAGAAGTGGCGGATGCAGTGTCTTTCCTTTTGTCTCCCCGTTCTTCCTACATCACTGGCCAAGTGCTCTCAATCAATGGGGGCTGGTATACTTAA
- the yfmF gene encoding EF-P 5-aminopentanol modification-associated protein YfmF, translating to MTIINESIKDKKGYRLHVIKTDKYKTNTFVWKWKAPLTKDDVTKRALLPQVLQSSTKDYQTTTELRAYLDELYGASFYVDLAKKGEYHIISFTLEVANEKFLKDSSPLMEKGMEFLASVILNPNVENQSFHNETVEKEKRNLKQRIQSVYDDKMRYSNARLVEEMCKGEAFALHANGEKEDVDGITSEQLFQYYNKALKEDELDFYVIGDVDATNVETICQKLFPFEGRTPLTVEKSRDSEKHGEPKEIKENQDVKQGKLNIGYRTNITFGDEDYFPLTVFNGIFGGFSHSKLFINVREKASLAYYAASLVESHKGLLMVMSGIDNKNYDQAVKIIHEQMDAMKNGDFTEDEITQTKAVIRNQLLETIDTARGSVEVLYHNVISKESITIDDWLKQVDKTTKDEIVNAAKKIELDTIYFLTGNEEDAQ from the coding sequence ATGACAATAATCAATGAATCGATCAAAGATAAAAAAGGATATCGGCTGCATGTAATCAAGACGGATAAATATAAAACAAATACATTCGTATGGAAATGGAAGGCACCATTGACGAAGGACGATGTGACAAAACGTGCGCTCCTTCCTCAGGTCCTTCAAAGCAGTACTAAAGATTATCAGACAACGACGGAATTGCGGGCCTATTTGGATGAATTATATGGCGCGAGCTTTTATGTGGATCTCGCCAAGAAAGGGGAATACCACATCATCAGCTTCACATTGGAAGTGGCAAATGAAAAGTTTCTGAAGGATTCCTCCCCTTTAATGGAGAAGGGAATGGAGTTTTTGGCATCGGTCATCCTCAATCCTAACGTGGAGAATCAATCCTTCCATAATGAAACGGTTGAGAAAGAAAAAAGAAATTTAAAACAGCGGATACAATCGGTTTATGACGATAAGATGCGCTACTCAAACGCAAGACTCGTAGAGGAAATGTGCAAAGGAGAAGCATTTGCACTTCATGCAAATGGTGAAAAGGAAGATGTAGATGGAATTACATCTGAACAACTTTTTCAATACTACAACAAAGCCCTTAAAGAAGATGAATTGGATTTTTATGTGATTGGCGATGTTGATGCAACGAACGTGGAAACTATTTGCCAGAAACTGTTTCCGTTTGAAGGCCGTACACCACTAACGGTTGAGAAATCCAGGGATTCTGAGAAACATGGGGAGCCTAAGGAAATTAAGGAAAATCAAGATGTAAAACAAGGGAAGCTTAATATCGGCTACAGGACAAATATTACCTTCGGTGATGAAGATTATTTTCCTCTTACTGTTTTTAATGGCATCTTTGGCGGCTTTTCTCATTCCAAGCTATTCATCAATGTACGGGAAAAGGCAAGTCTTGCCTATTATGCGGCTAGTTTGGTTGAGAGTCATAAGGGACTGTTAATGGTTATGTCCGGAATTGATAACAAAAATTACGATCAAGCGGTGAAAATCATCCATGAGCAAATGGACGCGATGAAAAATGGTGATTTTACTGAGGATGAGATCACTCAAACTAAAGCTGTGATCCGAAATCAGCTCCTAGAAACCATTGATACAGCTAGAGGATCTGTCGAAGTACTTTATCACAATGTAATTTCAAAAGAGAGTATCACAATTGATGATTGGCTGAAGCAAGTGGATAAAACAACGAAAGATGAAATCGTGAACGCTGCGAAGAAAATTGAACTTGACACCATTTACTTCCTTACCGGAAATGAGGAGGATGCGCAATGA
- a CDS encoding ABC transporter permease: MDFIQILSIIVPSALLFAAPLIFTALGGAFSERSGVVNIGLEGLMVIGAFTSIVFNLTFSDQLGGSVKWFALLAAMIVACIFALLHAVASISFRADQVVSGVAINLLAVGLTLFLVKLIYGKGQTDMIQNAFRKVDIPVLSDIPVIGKIFFANTYYTSFFAIIVAFIVWFIIFKTPFGLRLRSVGEHPMAADTMGINVTKMRYIGVMISGALAGIGGGVYAESISSDFGHATINGQGFMALAALIFGKWNPLGAMGAALFFGFAQSLSIVGKSLPLLENIPSVYLLIAPYVLTILALAGFIGRADAPKALGTPYVKGKR, encoded by the coding sequence GTGGATTTTATTCAAATACTATCAATTATTGTCCCTTCTGCGCTACTATTCGCGGCTCCGCTTATTTTTACGGCTTTAGGGGGAGCATTTTCAGAACGTTCCGGTGTCGTCAACATCGGACTTGAAGGATTGATGGTCATCGGTGCATTTACATCGATCGTTTTCAACCTTACGTTTTCTGACCAGCTCGGCGGCTCAGTCAAGTGGTTTGCCCTTTTAGCTGCCATGATTGTTGCATGCATATTCGCTTTGCTTCATGCAGTTGCTTCTATCAGTTTCAGAGCCGATCAGGTTGTATCAGGTGTTGCCATTAACCTGCTTGCTGTCGGATTGACACTTTTCCTTGTTAAACTTATCTATGGAAAAGGGCAAACGGATATGATCCAAAATGCTTTCAGAAAAGTGGATATTCCGGTTCTGTCAGACATACCTGTTATAGGGAAGATTTTCTTTGCGAACACGTACTATACATCCTTTTTTGCAATTATCGTCGCATTCATTGTATGGTTCATCATCTTTAAAACACCATTCGGACTTAGACTCCGTTCAGTGGGGGAACATCCAATGGCAGCAGATACGATGGGAATCAATGTAACGAAAATGCGCTATATCGGTGTAATGATTTCCGGAGCTTTAGCAGGCATCGGCGGTGGTGTATACGCCGAATCAATTTCATCCGATTTTGGACATGCAACGATCAACGGTCAAGGGTTTATGGCTCTTGCAGCTTTGATATTTGGTAAATGGAATCCACTTGGAGCAATGGGAGCGGCACTGTTTTTCGGTTTTGCCCAGTCTTTGAGCATTGTCGGAAAGAGTCTTCCTCTGTTAGAGAACATTCCAAGTGTATATCTTCTGATTGCTCCATATGTGCTTACTATTTTAGCACTGGCAGGATTCATCGGAAGAGCGGATGCACCAAAAGCGCTCGGAACTCCATATGTAAAAGGGAAAAGATAA
- a CDS encoding DUF3243 domain-containing protein, with protein sequence MSVLNSWDSWKNFLGDRLHQAEDKGMHNEAVTDLAYQIGDYLAKEVDPKNDQEKVLADLWSVATPEEQHAIASMMVKLVQNNGTR encoded by the coding sequence ATGTCTGTTTTAAATAGCTGGGATAGTTGGAAGAACTTTTTGGGAGACCGTTTGCATCAGGCTGAAGATAAAGGGATGCATAATGAAGCGGTGACAGATTTGGCTTACCAAATCGGGGATTACCTGGCAAAAGAAGTGGATCCGAAGAATGATCAGGAGAAAGTATTGGCAGATCTTTGGTCAGTAGCAACTCCTGAAGAACAGCATGCTATCGCAAGCATGATGGTAAAGCTTGTCCAAAATAACGGAACACGCTAA
- a CDS encoding BMP family lipoprotein, producing the protein MKKRKLGLALSLVLAAGTLLGACGSSDKEGKSGKEGKDQFTVAMVTDVGGVDDKSFNQSAWEGLQEFGKENGMEKGTNGYDYLQSSSDSDYSTNLNTLVRKKFDLVIGIGFLMADAVKEIAEQRKDSQFAIVDSVVDAPNVASINFKEQEGSFLVGVVAGLTTKTNKIGFLGGVQMPLIEKFESGFRAGVKSVNPDATVDVQYAGAFDKADVGQQIASKMFSSNVDVIFHASGATGNGAFKEAKDRKTKEPNKDFWIIGVDKDQADEGKVEVNGEQKSVTLTSMVKRVDVAVKDLATKTKAGNFPGGEVIEYGLDKDGVGIAPTQDNLSEDVLKAVKEWKDKIINGEVKVPATPDEFAKFDAGK; encoded by the coding sequence GTGAAAAAGCGTAAGTTAGGACTTGCATTATCACTAGTTTTAGCGGCTGGAACACTTCTTGGTGCTTGTGGATCAAGCGATAAAGAAGGAAAAAGCGGCAAAGAAGGAAAAGATCAATTTACTGTAGCAATGGTTACTGATGTCGGCGGAGTAGACGATAAGTCATTCAACCAATCAGCATGGGAAGGCCTTCAAGAATTCGGTAAAGAAAACGGAATGGAAAAAGGCACAAACGGATATGACTATCTTCAATCTTCTTCTGATTCTGATTATTCCACTAACTTAAACACATTAGTGCGTAAAAAATTCGATCTAGTAATCGGTATCGGTTTCTTGATGGCTGATGCAGTGAAAGAAATCGCTGAACAACGCAAGGATTCTCAATTCGCAATTGTTGACTCTGTTGTAGATGCACCAAACGTAGCAAGCATCAACTTCAAAGAGCAAGAAGGTTCTTTCCTTGTTGGGGTTGTAGCTGGTTTGACTACAAAAACAAATAAAATCGGTTTCTTGGGCGGAGTTCAAATGCCGTTGATCGAGAAGTTCGAATCTGGATTCAGAGCAGGTGTTAAATCTGTTAACCCGGATGCAACTGTAGATGTTCAGTATGCTGGTGCATTTGATAAAGCTGACGTTGGACAGCAAATCGCTTCCAAAATGTTTTCTTCTAATGTCGATGTAATCTTCCATGCTTCCGGTGCAACTGGAAACGGTGCATTCAAAGAAGCTAAAGACCGCAAAACAAAAGAGCCTAACAAAGATTTCTGGATTATCGGCGTAGATAAAGACCAAGCTGATGAAGGTAAAGTAGAAGTGAACGGTGAGCAAAAGAGCGTAACATTGACTTCAATGGTTAAACGTGTAGACGTTGCGGTTAAAGACTTAGCTACAAAAACAAAAGCTGGGAACTTCCCTGGTGGAGAAGTTATCGAGTATGGTTTGGATAAAGACGGTGTAGGAATTGCTCCAACACAAGATAATCTTTCTGAAGATGTTCTTAAGGCAGTAAAAGAGTGGAAAGACAAAATCATCAATGGAGAAGTGAAAGTTCCAGCTACTCCTGATGAGTTTGCTAAATTTGACGCTGGCAAGTAA
- a CDS encoding GntR family transcriptional regulator: MTIKSDSRHLYLQVIDRIKNDISAGVYREKEKLPSEFDLAKQLGVSRATLREALRILEEENVIIRRHGVGTFVNAKPLFTSGIEQLNSVTNMIKQAGMEPGTIFLSSTSQGPTEDDIRRFSCSMDEEMVVIERVRTANGEPVVYCTDKVLGSVFPHDFTHEDGSIFTFFEKEANRKITHAVAQIEPIGYHDKISPILECDPETALLVLKQLHYDQNDEPILYSVNYFKADKFSFHVVRKRIN; this comes from the coding sequence ATGACGATTAAATCTGACAGTAGACATTTGTATTTGCAAGTTATCGATCGAATTAAAAACGATATCTCAGCAGGAGTGTATAGAGAAAAAGAAAAACTTCCTTCTGAATTCGATCTTGCTAAGCAATTAGGTGTTAGCAGAGCAACACTTCGAGAAGCCCTTAGAATCTTAGAAGAAGAAAATGTGATTATAAGGCGGCACGGTGTGGGAACTTTTGTAAATGCGAAGCCACTGTTTACATCGGGAATCGAACAGCTGAATAGTGTGACCAACATGATCAAACAGGCTGGGATGGAACCCGGAACCATCTTCTTAAGCTCTACATCACAAGGACCAACAGAGGATGATATTCGGCGATTTTCATGCAGTATGGATGAGGAAATGGTCGTGATCGAAAGGGTCCGGACAGCAAATGGGGAACCAGTGGTTTATTGCACTGATAAGGTGCTTGGAAGCGTTTTCCCTCATGACTTCACGCATGAGGATGGGTCTATTTTCACTTTTTTTGAAAAAGAGGCTAACCGAAAAATTACCCATGCAGTCGCTCAGATTGAACCAATAGGATACCATGATAAAATTTCTCCTATACTGGAATGTGATCCGGAAACAGCGCTTCTTGTTTTGAAACAGCTTCATTATGATCAAAACGACGAGCCCATTCTCTATTCTGTGAACTATTTCAAAGCGGACAAGTTCAGTTTCCATGTTGTGCGTAAGCGCATCAATTAG
- a CDS encoding ABC transporter permease, with product MAKRYMNILIPLIAVLLGVIAGAIIMLVSGYSPVDGYASLWNGAFGELYYTGETIRQITPYILAGLAVAFAFRTGLFNIGVEGQLIVGWLASVWVGVAFDAPKFIHLPLAVIAAALAGGLWGFIPGFLKAKFRVHEVIVTIMMNYIALHVTNYFIRTVLSDHSDKTDKIHDSASLAFSDAMQQMTDYSRLHWGILIALACVFIMWFLLEKTTKGYELRSVGFNQHASEYAGMSVNKNIILSMVISGAFAGLAGSMEGLGTFGYASIKSGFTGIGFDGIAVALLGGNTAVGVIFGALLFGALKVGALNMPMESGVPTELVDIVIALIIFFVASSYMIRWFIERISKKEGK from the coding sequence ATGGCTAAGCGATATATGAATATATTGATACCACTGATTGCCGTTCTGCTGGGAGTAATTGCTGGCGCAATCATTATGCTTGTAAGTGGATACAGTCCGGTAGATGGATATGCATCACTATGGAATGGTGCATTCGGAGAACTTTATTACACCGGTGAAACAATCAGACAGATCACCCCATACATTCTGGCAGGTTTGGCTGTAGCGTTTGCTTTCAGAACCGGTTTATTCAATATCGGGGTTGAAGGACAACTGATTGTCGGCTGGCTGGCATCAGTTTGGGTAGGGGTGGCATTTGATGCACCTAAATTCATCCATTTGCCTCTTGCTGTTATTGCCGCTGCCCTTGCAGGCGGGCTTTGGGGCTTCATCCCTGGATTTTTAAAAGCAAAATTCAGAGTGCATGAAGTTATTGTCACAATCATGATGAACTATATCGCACTTCATGTGACGAACTATTTCATTCGTACTGTCCTTTCAGATCACAGCGATAAAACCGACAAAATCCACGATTCTGCATCATTAGCATTCTCTGATGCAATGCAGCAGATGACTGATTATTCCCGTCTTCACTGGGGAATTCTGATTGCACTTGCATGTGTCTTTATCATGTGGTTCCTCTTGGAGAAGACTACTAAAGGCTATGAGCTGCGATCTGTAGGCTTCAACCAGCATGCCTCTGAGTATGCAGGTATGAGCGTTAATAAAAATATCATTCTATCAATGGTCATTTCCGGAGCATTTGCAGGTCTTGCAGGCTCAATGGAAGGGTTAGGGACTTTTGGATACGCGTCAATCAAATCTGGATTCACAGGAATCGGATTCGATGGAATCGCGGTTGCGCTGCTCGGCGGAAACACTGCAGTAGGTGTCATTTTCGGTGCATTGCTATTCGGTGCCTTAAAAGTAGGGGCTCTCAATATGCCAATGGAATCAGGTGTTCCGACTGAACTTGTTGATATTGTCATTGCTTTAATTATATTCTTCGTTGCTTCAAGTTATATGATCCGCTGGTTTATTGAGCGCATCAGCAAAAAGGAGGGGAAATAA
- a CDS encoding DUF3388 domain-containing protein, translating into MDRKEWYLEYEIQINRPGLLGDISSLLGMLSINIVTINGVDEGRRGLLLLAQSEQQIERLESILQTMETINVTKLREPKLRDRLAVRHGRYIQRDADDKKTFRFIRDELGLLVDFMAELFKQEGHKLVGIRGMPRVGKTESVVASSVCANKKWLFVSSTLLKQTIRNKLIEDEYSSDNIFILDGIVSTKRANEQHWQLVREIMRLPAVKVIEHPDIFVQNSEYSIEDFDYIIELRNDPDEEITYDLVQKSNFFQESEFGGFDF; encoded by the coding sequence ATGGACCGTAAAGAGTGGTACTTGGAATATGAAATCCAAATCAACCGTCCTGGTTTATTAGGGGACATATCTTCATTGCTTGGAATGCTTTCAATTAATATTGTCACAATCAATGGCGTGGACGAAGGAAGGCGCGGCCTTTTGCTACTTGCCCAGAGTGAACAGCAGATTGAACGTCTTGAGTCCATCCTGCAAACCATGGAGACCATAAATGTCACCAAGCTTCGAGAGCCAAAATTACGTGATCGTCTAGCAGTGCGCCATGGAAGGTATATCCAAAGGGATGCGGATGATAAAAAAACATTCCGTTTCATTCGTGATGAGCTTGGGCTCCTAGTCGATTTCATGGCTGAATTGTTTAAGCAGGAAGGACATAAATTAGTAGGGATCCGCGGCATGCCAAGGGTGGGCAAAACCGAATCTGTAGTGGCCTCAAGTGTATGTGCTAACAAGAAATGGCTATTCGTTTCTTCTACATTATTGAAGCAGACAATTCGTAATAAGTTGATTGAAGATGAATACAGCTCAGATAACATTTTTATCCTGGATGGCATCGTTTCAACAAAAAGGGCAAACGAACAACATTGGCAGCTTGTAAGGGAAATTATGCGGCTTCCGGCTGTCAAGGTTATCGAGCATCCGGACATTTTTGTTCAGAATTCAGAATACTCAATTGAAGATTTTGATTATATCATTGAACTGAGAAACGATCCGGATGAAGAAATTACATATGATTTAGTGCAAAAAAGCAACTTCTTTCAGGAATCCGAATTTGGAGGATTCGATTTTTAG